TTGTGTGCTGAGGAACTGAAGAGCGACTTGTTCGTTTTTGATCGGGTAAAGCGCGATGTACTCGTACAACCAATGATCCGTTAGCCAGAGGACCGACGTACTACGCTGTGAGTGTACTCGTGAGTGATTCGAACCGCAAGTCCTGACATCCTGGTGAGATAGCTTTCACTAGCAGACGTTTCTTCAAGCTCAAGCctaattttgaattttgaatgaGTCAAGTACATGAAAACAAGctcacatattatatatattattgtatttaattcattcattcaacttctgttccgcttatcctcacaagggtcatgggagtcctGGGGCCGATCCCAGCtttctacgggcaggaggcggggtataccttgaactggttgccagccaatcgcagggctcatggagacagacaagcactcacactcacaatcactttacagtctccaattagtgttgcatgtttttgggatgtggtaggaaaccggagtgcctggagaaaacctgcgcaggcacggggagaacatgcaaattccacacaggtggggaagGGATTgagccctggtcctcagaactgtgaggcgaacgctgtacagctgctccaccgtggcgcagatgtatatacacacacacatacgtaaaaaaaaaaaaaaaaaaaataggttcgGGTTATGCTCATAGGCTATTAGGGTTCGCCGGCGAATCGTAAATCAGCCCCGCCCTGCCTACATCATGGTTGCTCGCTGGCTGCTGTCTCTAATGCAATTATTAAAGCCatttcacaataataataatacactttaaaaaaaaaaaagttccctctCAACTGCCTGACTGTCTACTGTTTTTTTGGACTGAACAAGGATGTCGTACTAAgtcggctccaactaccggataCAAATCACTGTCTTGTGTGTTGTTGACAAacctggccaataaagatgattctgattgtgaATAAACTTCGACAGCTTTTCTCAGCACTCAAAGACACTTTCCAGGAATCAGATGACAATAACGGTAAAGTGACTGAGCAGAAAGCCGGGATGGCGGATGCCGATGTCAGCGATGCTGTGCACCGGAATGTAGAAAAGTCATGTCGGCTGCTGAGTGCCGAACTGCACGTAAGATGACGCACGCAGAAGGATGGTCGCTATTGGACCTGCTgcatgcaaagtttttttttttttaaacccccacCTTTCCTACTTTACAATGCATGACAACAAGAGCATTAATAGTGCTTCAGTGAACGTGAACCTCAGGGATGGGTCAATAACGTAATGAGGACggacttaaattattttatgaaaaagaactgAATGATTCGCTGAATGCATCTTGTGaacaaatcttttaaaaaaaagtatttgagtgATTCAGTCCCCCCAAAAGAACAGGGAAACCATCACTACTAAAGCGGCCCACTTTGTTTCAAGACAAAGATCGTCTATTCAGGTTGACGCTTGGTTCGTTTGATTATTGTATGTCCAAATGGTGCCCACACAAATtcagtacatttggaaatttGTATTAGCAATGACAGTACAGATATTTTTACAGCAAGTTTCTTGCCATAGTGAAATTAGCATGTTATAGTGGTGGCCGACAGGGGAAAATGCGCTGCAAATGGCCATATGCTGCGTGGCAGGACTGAAGCACAGAAAACAACTCCAAAAGAATAATGCTGCAAGATTAAAATACTGCTAtcacagaaaacaacaacaaaaatgatgcaATTACACAATTCCTACAAACAACTCTGAGAAATGCAGCAAGTTCACGCCACAGAATGGAAGTCCGCCAGGCCACTAGAGAAAGCCATCCTGGGCCCAGTTCTGTGAGGCCAGAGGCACCCACAGGTATGTCTCTGTTGATGCGACAGGCCCGTTTTGAGCTCCATGGTCATGGTGACGATAAACTAGCGAGGTCAACGTTGTCAGCCCTTTCCGCTTGTGAGGAAACCAAAagacagaggatgcaggcaTGTTGTGCTTCATACTGTTTAAATGCCATACACTTAACGACAAGGGAACTGGGAATCTGTTTTccaacctttttgtttttagtttgcattttaacaagtgtttttttttttttaactaataacATACACTCTGGCGTTGACCAAACAAGAACTCACATGAAAAGCACCTCTTGGTCTCTCAGGACAGGGCCATCCCGGAGGTCGCGCCCTGATTTTCGATGATTAACAACAAAATTATCATGAATAACGAGAGAGGGTTGTCTCTGCAGTTGTCTTCTTTTAATAAGGGAAATTTGAAGCCACAAGAATGAATAGAACTTAATAAACATCCTATAAATGAACTTGCAACAAAAGCTTGTCTTTCGAGAACGACCTTTGTCGGCGCATGCAGGACAAGTGATCAGGCCTTAATGTGAAAATAAgcaatgacacaaaaaaaaaaaaacgaaacgcATATATGAGAGGAGAAGACATTTGGCTCCTGTTTGTTTCACAGCCGCTCCGTCAGATGTCTTTGCCGCAGTCCGGGCAGAAGACGTCATCGTTGCAAGTCAGGAAACCTCGGCCCACCAGGGACACGCAGCACCTTTTGCAGTTGAAGCAGTCGTTGTGCCATTGGCGCTCCTGGAACGAGATGTACTTGCTGCCTCCGAGACCTGTGTGGAACGAGAGCAAATGTGTGGAGGGGCATGAGCTTGGAGACAGGATCAGGACATCTTTTGATAATGATAATCTGATAAACCTTTAATTGagtattttgaataaaaagggAAGCATGCGTCACAGGCAATTAAATTAAACGGTGATGTAATTGGTTAATTCAAATCACAGCTGCAGtaataatttgaaaagaataaatgaagTCATAGCTACTATTGTagagcattctttttttttcattgttgagCAAGGAAGACCTTTACCGCTGATAGGGGTGGTGCAATAAGCACATCTTTTTGCAAACAGGTTGCAGAAACAGTCGAAGCAGTAGACAAGATCATCTCGAGAAGTGAAACGTTGCCCTGCCAGTTGCTGCTTGCATCCAGTGCAGACAAAGCATTCTTTATGCCAGGGCTGGTCGTGGTAGTTGACCCCTCCAGTGATGATTGGCTGAAAGTGGACGGGTcgataaatacaattaaaacaaaacaaaacaaaacagaaggcAGCAGAAGTTTTTGTCCTTTGATACTGATGAAGCTCAGTTCTAACTGAAATTTTGGCTCACaacacaaaccaaaaatataaaataaaattgaacaaGCAATGGctaataacttaaaaaaaaaaaaaaaaaaggccaaaattgGGGCACTCGTAATTTGCGGTCCGGCTGTAAATGTCTTAAAAGTCGTGATGTGTCCTACCTTCTTACAGTGGATGCATTGCAGAGCAAAATTCTTTTCATAGCAGCACAGACAGTAGTTGCTGGCGTCCTTCTGGATGAAGCTCTTGGTGCCGATTAGCTGCTGGCAACTTTTGCAAGTGAAGCAAGCCTCGTGCCAACTGTTGCCCTTGTGCTCCATCTTCTTAGAGCCTTTGAGGAAATGGTGCGTAACATGCAAAAAATATTCAGTATAATACCAATCAGTAGAGCATGCAAATATTCCATTAAAAGGTCATAAATGCCAGCTCAGGCATCCAGTAAAGCAGGTTTGAAAGGTACAACTGAACATTTGTCACACGTTTTGTTATGTAGAACTTAAATTAAAGCGTGTTATTGCACCCTACACAGGAGAAATGAAGATAAAATAGTCACTTGTTAATacttcattttccaagctggtcatcctcacaagggtcgcgggagtgccacaGCCTATCTGAAcaaacattgggcaaaaggcggactacaccctgaactggtcgccagtcagtcgcaggacacatattGACAggatcactgagtgggaattgaacccacactCCCGCAGCAAAGTCAGGCGTTTGTACCACAAGCAGAATCAACAACCGGGTGTTAATATTTCATAATTCCTGCAACATTTTAATCCACTGAAAATAAGGAAAACATTTAAGTGAATCCGATATCCCCAAACCTTTgagctgtggggaaaaaaaaaaaaaaaaaaagtgtaaattttcttcctgtttttgcCATGGTTATGCTCTACTTCTGTTCCAGAGGCCCCGTAGGTCAGTGGTTAGTTCACTGGTTTGgttaaccaggggttgtgggttcgtatcccactgcataaaaattgtgccaaacatatatatgcgttcatctgagatgatacactgtggcgaccctgatagggacaagccgaaagaaacacacacatgctctATTTCTGTTCACCATTTAGTGACATCTCAATtatttggtatttatttttgttataactgccctcccccctcccacaaaaaaaaacaaaaacaaacaaacatataaATCTTATTGGTATTTGTAGGTTAAAAAAATTGAGCAAAGAAGCTTCTCTTACCTGGCATGATATTCTTCAGGCACGCATGGCACTTGGCTGAGAACTCAGTGATGTGGCAAGCTGAGCACACCAGCATCTCATCCCTGGTGGCAAAAGGCTGATCCACCAGAGACTGGTTGCACATTTTACATAGGAAGCACTCACCATGCCAGTGTTGGGCTTTGAACGACACATCCTGATCGAGGGGCACACGTGAGCAGTTGGTGCCGATTGTGCTCACTGGCAGTTGTGGAGAGGACGTGGTGGGAAACGTACCTTACTCGTACAGCCAATGAGCTG
This DNA window, taken from Syngnathoides biaculeatus isolate LvHL_M chromosome 2, ASM1980259v1, whole genome shotgun sequence, encodes the following:
- the LOC133505957 gene encoding four and a half LIM domains protein 2-like isoform X1, translated to MSTKMAEPSKCNQCEGSLYGQKFILNAEIPHCVKCYEKLFCNNCFACGQLIGCTSKDVSFKAQHWHGECFLCKMCNQSLVDQPFATRDEMLVCSACHITEFSAKCHACLKNIMPGSKKMEHKGNSWHEACFTCKSCQQLIGTKSFIQKDASNYCLCCYEKNFALQCIHCKKPIITGGVNYHDQPWHKECFVCTGCKQQLAGQRFTSRDDLVYCFDCFCNLFAKRCAYCTTPISGLGGSKYISFQERQWHNDCFNCKRCCVSLVGRGFLTCNDDVFCPDCGKDI
- the LOC133505957 gene encoding four and a half LIM domains protein 2-like isoform X2, producing the protein MAEPSKCNQCEGSLYGQKFILNAEIPHCVKCYEKLFCNNCFACGQLIGCTSKDVSFKAQHWHGECFLCKMCNQSLVDQPFATRDEMLVCSACHITEFSAKCHACLKNIMPGSKKMEHKGNSWHEACFTCKSCQQLIGTKSFIQKDASNYCLCCYEKNFALQCIHCKKPIITGGVNYHDQPWHKECFVCTGCKQQLAGQRFTSRDDLVYCFDCFCNLFAKRCAYCTTPISGLGGSKYISFQERQWHNDCFNCKRCCVSLVGRGFLTCNDDVFCPDCGKDI